A window of the Alnus glutinosa chromosome 4, dhAlnGlut1.1, whole genome shotgun sequence genome harbors these coding sequences:
- the LOC133866215 gene encoding protein STRICTOSIDINE SYNTHASE-LIKE 12-like, translated as MSTLFSLVLTEVAILLLCIAPISLSLTFKKIPLPTGATGPASFAFDLFGGPYVGVQDGRILKYEGPTTGFVDFAFDTPTRSKAVCDGQTNDSLGPTCGRPFGLDFNILTQQLYVADAYFGLLVVGSNGRLGTILASGVNGTRFRFLNSVGLDPLTGVVYFTEFSVVYQLRQVTVLLTRLSGAAGVAVSADGAFVLVSEQIGRRIQRFWIKGPKRNTAETFLTFQGRPNKITRTGLGDFLVAVNVITNHSTQDVLPTVVRINAFGTVVKRVALDRQYNDTGVTEVIEHLGEYYIGSQYVNVTFVGVYGIL; from the exons ATGTCTACACTATTCTCTCTCGTCCTTACCGAGGTTGCCATCCTCCTCTTGTGCATTGCTCCTATTTCACTTTCTCTAACTTTTAAGAAGATTCCATTGCCAACAGGTGCCACAGGTCCTGCATCTTTTGCCTTTGACTTGTTTGGTGGACCCTATGTGGGTGTCCAAGACGGTCGAATTCTCAAATATGAAGGACCCACTACTGGTTTCGTAGATTTTGCCTTCGACACGCCAACTAG GTCCAAGGCGGTATGTGATGGCCAAACTAACGATTCTTTGGGACCCACCTGTGGGAGGCCATTTGGTTTGGATTTCAACATTTTGACGCAGCAGCTCTACGTAGCTGATGCATATTTTGGGCTTCTGGTGGTGGGATCTAATGGAAGGCTGGGAACCATTCTCGCCAGCGGTGTTAATGGGACGCGCTTCCGCTTCCTTAATAGTGTAGGCCTCGACCCATTAACTGGAGTTGTTTACTTCACAGAATTTAGTGTTGTTTACCAACTAAG GCAGGTTACTGTGTTGCTAACAAGGCTTTCTGGAGCTGCCGGGGTTGCAGTTAGTGCTGACGGTGCATTTGTTCTCGTCTCAGAGCAGATAGGTCGAAGAATTCAGAGGTTTTGGATCAAAGGTCCTAAAAGAAATACGGCCGAAACTTTCTTAACCTTCCAAGGAAGACCAAATAAAATCACAAGAACCGGATTGGGAGATTTTTTGGTGGCAGTGAATGTAATAACAAACCACTCTACCCAAGACGTTCTGCCCACCGTGGTAAGGATCAATGCATTTGGCACTGTTGTAAAAAGGGTGGCACTTGACAGGCAGTATAACGACACGGGAGTCACTGAAGTTATAGAACATCTTGGCGAATATTATATCGGGTCTCAATATGTGAATGTGACTTTTGTTGGTGTCTATGGCATCCTCtaa